The Mesorhizobium sp. M3A.F.Ca.ET.080.04.2.1 genome contains the following window.
AGGAGGCTGTCATAGACGACCCCGCCCGGATTGATCAGCTTCAGCACCTGAGCCGCCATGGCGATCAGTGTGCCGGCGATGAACACCGGCAGGGAACGCTTGCCGAGTATGGCCAGCGGATTGTCGGTGCTGGTACGGAACAGGTTCGAGACCGCGGGCAAGGCGACAATCAGGTAGCTGACGGCGAGGATATGCAGCAGCCGAGGCAGCGACAGAAAGGTCTTGTCGAAGCCGCCGATCACCACCGGCAAGTCGAACCACGTCACCTTGCCCCAGAGCGGGCTATGCACCCAAACCACCGCCGCCAGCACATACACACCGCATAGGCCGAGCAGCCAGCGGTTGACGGGGATGGATCCGCCGCGCCTGACATGCAGCATGGCGGCGAGGCCGATGTTGAACAGGAACTGCCAGGAGAGCGGGTTGAGGAACCAGAAGCCGGGTTCGGGATAGTTCGGCGGCGCGATCTGCCAAACCCCGGCGATGAGCCACAGCAGTCCGGAAAGCGTCAATGCGAGGACCGGCCGGTAGCTGATCAGCAGCACAAAGGCGGGGGCAGCCAGCAGCAGCGCCGCATAGACCGGCAGGATGTTGTTATAGCCGAGCTGATGGCCCAGCGTGACGATGCCGACCAGCACTTCCGGCGTGTTCTTCATCAGCGGCTCGATGTTGATCAGCTTCAGCAACTCAGGCCGGTGGGCGAACACCGCCGCGGCGCAGAACAACGCCATCACCACCATGGTGATGACGATATGGGCGACATAGAGGACCCCCGCACGCCGCCACATCTTCAGGGCCGCCAGAAGCCTCCCGCCCGGCCTGAACTTGCCGCCATAGGCAAGCGCCACCGATATGCCCGAAATCAGGACGAAAGCCTCGGCCGCGTCGGAGAAGCCAAAATTCTTGTAGGTCATGCTTT
Protein-coding sequences here:
- a CDS encoding OpgC family protein, yielding MTMPVLSERAERVQERDTRLNGRHARVNDRDTRIDVLRALALLTIFIDHVPGTVFESMTYKNFGFSDAAEAFVLISGISVALAYGGKFRPGGRLLAALKMWRRAGVLYVAHIVITMVVMALFCAAAVFAHRPELLKLINIEPLMKNTPEVLVGIVTLGHQLGYNNILPVYAALLLAAPAFVLLISYRPVLALTLSGLLWLIAGVWQIAPPNYPEPGFWFLNPLSWQFLFNIGLAAMLHVRRGGSIPVNRWLLGLCGVYVLAAVVWVHSPLWGKVTWFDLPVVIGGFDKTFLSLPRLLHILAVSYLIVALPAVSNLFRTSTDNPLAILGKRSLPVFIAGTLIAMAAQVLKLINPGGVVYDSLLISAGIAMQFALAFYLEWLSSLGTTRAKPERENVAPERTAFGARSVPASAY